In Malassezia vespertilionis chromosome 4, complete sequence, the DNA window GAACTCGTCATCATTTTTACTACACAATCTCTAGaaatgcgcgtgcgacCTTCATGTCATTTTTTGTAGCAAAGCGGATAGGCGTATCCGCACCGACAAAAAAAACTGCACCGGCTTTGACATCCGTGTCCTTGTTTTGTGCATGCAATGAACCGCTCCCATGCACAATCAACACAATTGACGGGCCCTGGATCGCACGCTGGTCGCTGTGCACATCGCTACGCCCAAGTGTCGTAAGCAAGACGGAGAACTCGTCGATCGGCGGGTCGTACAACTCGGTCGTTGCATTTCCCTGCTCTCCGTCCCACTTTACGGGACGCAATAACTGCtccgcagcacgcgcgctttggTATGTCAGCATATCGACCAGCACGTCGACATCCCGCACTTTAGGCGTAAGCCCTGCGCGCACGACATTATCCGACGCAGCCATGCATTCGAGAATAGTACCATCAATGTACGCATGTGGCTCGTCCGCACCCAAGTAAAGTGCCTCGCCAGGCTCAAGGTGCACAACATTGAGGAAGAATGTACACAAGACACCAACATCGCGGGGGTACTGCTTGTTCAGTCGCACGACAAGCTCGGCGGTTGCGCGGGATACCTCGATCGATGCATTGTGCTGCAATGCATCCGTGTATCGCTGTGCAAGTTCAGCAACTGCATGCTCGTACACCTGTGCATCTGCACGCATGAGGAGCGCAAAtacgcgctgcagcgcatcgtgcactGTATCCTTCGCACCCGCGGTGTCAGtaccgcgccatgccgaTGCCTgacgcgacgctgcatcTTGTAGCAGCTCTCTCAATGCACCATCTACATGCACAACGGACGCAAGCTCGGGTACAGTCGCCAAAAAGTTGGCAATCTCGTGCACGGGACGGAAACCGCAGAATCCAGTGAAATGCTGGATAGCAATCGCCATCTCCGGCTTGTGGTTATCATCTTTGTACAGATTCGGCTTCTCTGTATGCAGCttctcggcgagctgcttgtTTGGGTGGGCCTGGATACTTAGGGCCTTGGCAATACCAAGAACCTTGAAGAGGAATGGCAAGGCGCAACGCTCGTTGTGTGCGCCGTATTTTTTCACTACACTCTCTCCAAGCAAGCTGGGCTGCGCGGAAATTACGCTGGATAATGCTTCGTGGGGTTCTTTGGCGATCACGTACGAAGGCAAAGTGGGGTGTGTGCCCATCCACAGCTCCGCGTACGGTgtcgcatcgtcgcgctgaAAATTCAACGCGGGTGTTGCCTCGGCATAATTTGCCACTGCATTGTTTTTTTCTGAGCCAAGGATACCCCACTCGTACGATTGTACGCCGGGGATCAGCTGGTATACCGCGGTCATGGCAAGCGAGAGTGGACGCTGTACCGTCCCGTACACTGACCCGACTCTTCACACCGGCTCGCTTGTTTCCTCCACATGACTCCACTCGCACGTTTGCCTCCACATGGCCAACACTCGCACGTTTACCTCCACGTTTCCTGGCTATCTGTGCTACGAGCTGCCATAGGGgccaccgccgcggccagGACGTGGGCGAGCGCGGGATGGATCGTGGGTTTGGTAGCCTGCATAAGGACCTGCACCATAGGGTCCGCCGCCTATACCGCCGCCGTAGCTAGGCGCACCGTAAGAATTCGCAGCGTACGGCTGGGCGCCGGTATATGTGGCATATGGATTCGCAGCGTAAGCGCCGTatcctgcgcctgcgccatAAGCGCCATAGCCAGCACCACCGCCAGAAGTATAGCCAGCACTGGCACCGGCACCACCATAAGCGCCATAGCCAGCACTGGCACTGGCACCGGCACCACCATAAGCGCCATAGCCAGCACTGGCACCATTATAAGCGCCATAGCCAGCGCCACTGCCAGCACCAGCGTCAGCGCCATAGCCACCACCATAGCCACCACCATagccagcgccagcgccagcattATAGCCTCCGTACCCGCTATATGCAGCATCATATCCACCTCCGTAAGGCCCTGTCGCATTTGCACCGGTCGCAAACCCTGCCGCATTGGCTCCTGTTGCATacggagcgctgcgccttgcatgCGAGCCATCGCCATGCCATGCTTGTCGGTCGCCGTACCTTCCGTACGGCCCTTGGCCATTGGATCCATTATCGCGGCCGGCTCCAAAGCGGCCGCCACGCCCACCACGGGGCGGTCCTCCGCGCCTTCCGTGGCGTACGTAGTCTGCATCGTACTGGTTCAGCCGTTTGCGTGGCATTCGCAcaccgcgcagcaaaaCACTTCGATGCGggacgcgctgcggcggcatATCAAACAAGACCGAAATGCAGCGGTCGTTGTGGATATCCTGCATGCcctgcgacgcaagcggcgaGTGGAATGTCGAGCCTGGGACGCACGCAGGATCCGCCTCGACAAGCCCTGCGATCCGACTCGTCTTATTCGTGTCAATGGGCTCCTGCAAGCCGTCGGTGCGTTTGGCATACAAGCGGCTCAACGGCGCGTACAGCTCCGAGTCTTCGTCCACAAACAAGAGGCTCCGTCCAAACGAATTTCGCCGCGTCTCGTCTTCGGTCAAGTCTTTGTATcgcttctgcagcgcatccagcaggcgctgctcgtcgatGAACGGCAGAAGCGCCACGCCTTGCCATGCCATTTTCTTCCCGTTCATATCAATGGCAAATTCAGAAGGGTAAAAGTCCGCAATCTCTGACTCGCCATTGGTCATGAGCCACTGGAACGGGTCGGGCAAATTCTTGCGGCTTTCTGCTGGAAGTACGCCCATCAGCTGCTCAAACGGCCGGAACGGTGTGCCATTGTCAAAGTCGATGGTTAAGTCGGCCATGTCGGTAAAGTCAGCAGCGAATGGCGAGTAATGGTAGGGATAGTACCATTTCCACGAGGGACAGCCCTGGTAGTAGTAGGCAAGTACCCAGCACAGTCCTTCGACGTACTTTTTGACCACTTCCCGGCGGAATGCTGTGTCGCTGAGCTCCACTTGAAACTTTTGGCGGTAGTAGCGTTCGCGGTAGCCAGGCTCCCAGAGTTTGACCGTGTCTTCGTACTCGACAGTGCCGTCTTT includes these proteins:
- the PMI1 gene encoding mannose-6-phosphate isomerase (COG:G; EggNog:ENOG503NVQ2), producing the protein MTAVYQLIPGVQSYEWGILGSEKNNAVANYAEATPALNFQRDDATPYAELWMGTHPTLPSYVIAKEPHEALSSVISAQPSLLGESVVKKYGAHNERCALPFLFKVLGIAKALSIQAHPNKQLAEKLHTEKPNLYKDDNHKPEMAIAIQHFTGFCGFRPVHEIANFLATVPELASVVHVDGALRELLQDAASRQASAWRGTDTAGAKDTVHDALQRVFALLMRADAQVYEHAVAELAQRYTDALQHNASIEVSRATAELVVRLNKQYPRDVGVLCTFFLNVVHLEPGEALYLGADEPHAYIDGTILECMAASDNVVRAGLTPKVRDVDVLVDMLTYQSARAAEQLLRPVKWDGEQGNATTELYDPPIDEFSVLLTTLGRSDVHSDQRAIQGPSIVLIVHGSGSLHAQNKDTDVKAGAVFFVGADTPIRFATKNDMKVARAFLEIV